A genomic window from Diospyros lotus cultivar Yz01 chromosome 2, ASM1463336v1, whole genome shotgun sequence includes:
- the LOC127793969 gene encoding protein BIG GRAIN 1-like B has protein sequence MDRCDKFLKVEDPNLDRRPRDQNPSFSSTLLDAIYRSIDDDGAGSEAVEKLVLYRETTRKKRGGFDDGMAGFRRACMIENWMEKKVSEKVVLRRMSAADFDSVKDLGRNRRSDRESLFLKSSSSSSDSSSAGGFSSSEAESKSSSGFTAHRPKPIRTGISAPPEKFNKQEIRQKPKQDNSFVKTKSKAMKIYGDLKKAKQPISPGGRLASFLNSLFTAGGAKKAKISSPAGAGRFDDASSDCKSKSTCSSASSFSRSCLSKTPSSRGKLSNGTKRSVRFYPVSVIVDEDCRPCGEKSLYEDDHRNLTLRNSINDELNFHIMEKNRRIEEAARDLLKNYQKKAEYNQYFNNDPEFDNNDDDEEDDAASYASSDLFELDNLSAIGIERYREELPVYETTHLDTNRAIANGFIS, from the exons ATGGATAGGTGCGATAAGTTTCTCAAAGTAGAAGATCCAAACCTGGATCGTCGCCCAAGGGATCAGAACCCGTCCTTCTCCTCCACCCTTCTCGACGCCATCTACCGCTCCATCGACGACGACGGCGCCGGCAGCGAGGCCGTGGAAAAGCTGGTTCTTTACCGGGAAACCACGAGGAAGAAACGGGGCGGCTTTGACGACGGCATGGCGGGCTTCCGGAGGGCCTGCATGATCGAGAATTGGATGGAGAAGAAAGTCAGCGAGAAGGTGGTCCTCCGCCGGATGTCGGCTGCAGATTTCGACAGTGTTAAG GATTTGGGGAGGAATCGAAGGAGCGATCGCGAGTCGTTGTTCCTGAAATCCAGTTCGAGCTCCTCGGACTCCAGCTCGGCTGGAGGATTTTCGTCCTCCGAAGCGGAGTCGAAGTCGTCATCGGGGTTCACGGCTCACCGGCCGAAGCCTATTCGCACCGGCATTTCCGCTCCGCCGGAGAAATTCAACAAGCAAGAAATTCGTCAGAAGCCAAAGCAAGACAACAGTTTCGTGAAGACGAAATCCAAAGCAATGAAGATCTACGGCGACCTGAAGAAGGCGAAGCAGCCGATCTCTCCCGGCGGCCGGCTCGCCAGTTTCCTGAACTCTCTCTTCACGGCCGGCGGCGCAAAGAAGGCGAAGATATCATCTCCCGCCGGGGCCGGAAGATTCGACGACGCCAGCTCCGACTGCAAATCGAAGTCCACCTGCTCCTCGGCTTCTTCGTTTTCTAGGTCATGTCTGAGCAAAACTCCATCGTCGCGAGGAAAATTAAGCAATGGCACGAAGAGATCGGTCCGATTCTATCCAGTCAGCGTAATCGTGGACGAAGATTGTCGGCCATGCGGAGAGAAATCCTTGTACGAAGATGATCATCGGAATCTCACGCTGAGAAACTCCATTAATGACGAGCTTAACTTCCATATCATGGAGAAGAATCGCCGGATCGAGGAAGCGGCAAGAGACTTGTTGAAGAACTATCAGAAGAAGGCTGAATACAATCAGTACTTCAACAACGATCCAGAGTTCGACAACAACGACGACGACGAAGAAGACGATGCCGCGAGCTACGCGAGCTCTGATCTCTTCGAGCTCGACAACCTCTCCGCCATTGGAATCGAGAGGTATCGAGAAGAGTTGCCAGTGTATGAGACAACTCATCTCGACACCAATCGAGCCATCGCCAATGGCTTCATTTCCTGA